In Agrobacterium tumefaciens, a single genomic region encodes these proteins:
- a CDS encoding FadR/GntR family transcriptional regulator, with protein sequence MTLEFNQIHRNDHLPGRIAAEIAREINDSKLGPGDRLPTEHVLAKTFGVSRSVIREAIAQLRNEGFVETRQGVGAFVTDPRQRLSIRIEQSTLNDPENFRDLMQLRMSLEIDAAGLAALHHKPEHLERFDKAIYGMRNAIEWSKDGVEADLDFHRTMAEATGNEYFLIFLGFIAQRISSAINTAFSRAVYGEILEITINEHVVLREAIASRNVALARDAMRQHILGAARRLNIDLDIF encoded by the coding sequence ATGACGCTGGAGTTCAATCAGATACATCGCAACGATCACCTGCCCGGCCGTATCGCCGCAGAGATCGCTCGCGAGATCAATGATTCGAAACTCGGGCCGGGCGACAGGCTGCCGACGGAACATGTTCTGGCAAAAACCTTCGGCGTCAGCCGCTCGGTCATTCGCGAAGCCATCGCGCAACTGCGCAACGAAGGTTTCGTCGAGACACGGCAAGGGGTCGGAGCCTTTGTGACCGATCCTCGACAACGATTGTCGATCCGGATCGAGCAATCGACGCTCAACGATCCCGAAAACTTTCGGGACCTGATGCAACTTCGAATGTCGCTGGAGATCGATGCGGCCGGTCTCGCCGCATTGCATCACAAACCCGAACATCTCGAAAGGTTCGACAAGGCCATTTACGGCATGCGCAATGCTATCGAATGGTCTAAGGACGGGGTGGAAGCCGATCTCGATTTCCATCGCACCATGGCGGAAGCCACGGGTAATGAATATTTCCTGATTTTTCTCGGCTTCATTGCCCAACGCATTAGTTCGGCAATCAATACCGCTTTTTCGCGGGCCGTTTACGGCGAAATACTTGAAATTACCATAAACGAGCATGTCGTGCTGCGGGAGGCAATTGCATCGCGAAATGTTGCGCTGGCGCGCGATGCCATGCGCCAGCACATTTTAGGCGCTGCCCGACGGCTGAACATCGATCTCGACATCTTCTGA
- a CDS encoding IlvD/Edd family dehydratase has product MSDDKIPMRRLRSQDWFDNPDHLDMTALYLERFMNYGVTPEELRSGKPVIGIAQSGSDLTPCNRVHVELVKRVRDGIRDAGGIPIEFPTHPMFENCKRPTAALDRNLAYLSLVEVLYGYPLDGVVLTTGCDKTTPSALMAASTVDIPAIVLSGGPMLDGYHDGDLVGSGTVIWRMRRKYGAGEITREEFLQAALESAPSVGHCNTMGTASTMNAIAEALGMSLTGCGAIPAAYRERGQMAYRTGRRAVELVVENIKPSDIMTREAFLNAIRVNSAIGGSTNAQPHLAAMAKHAGVELREEDWQVHGYDIPLLANVQPAGKWLGEKYHRAGGTPAIMWELLQAGKLDGSCPTVTGKTMAENLEGRESTDRDVILPYDRPLKERAGFLVLKGNLFDFAIMKTSVISAEFRQRYLSEPGREGIFEGKCVVFDGSEDYHARINDPSLDIDERTILVIRGAGPLGWPGSAEVVNMQPPDALLKKGITSLPTIGDGRQSGTADSPSILNASPESAAGGGLAWLRTGDVIRIDFNKGECNALVPEAELDARKADGIPAVPADATPWQRIYRQSVTQLSDGAVLEGAADFRRIAEKMPRHNH; this is encoded by the coding sequence ATGAGCGACGACAAGATACCCATGCGCCGCCTGCGATCCCAGGACTGGTTCGACAACCCCGATCATCTCGACATGACGGCTCTTTATCTGGAGCGCTTCATGAATTACGGCGTGACGCCGGAAGAGTTGCGTTCCGGCAAGCCGGTCATCGGCATCGCGCAGAGCGGCAGCGACCTGACGCCCTGCAACCGCGTCCATGTGGAACTGGTCAAACGGGTGCGCGACGGCATTCGCGATGCGGGCGGCATCCCGATCGAGTTTCCGACGCATCCGATGTTCGAAAACTGCAAGCGTCCGACGGCGGCGTTGGATCGCAATCTTGCTTATCTCAGCCTCGTGGAAGTGCTTTACGGCTACCCGCTCGATGGTGTCGTTCTGACAACCGGTTGCGACAAGACCACGCCTTCGGCGCTGATGGCGGCGAGCACGGTGGATATTCCCGCCATCGTGCTTTCCGGCGGGCCGATGCTGGACGGGTATCATGACGGCGACCTGGTCGGTTCCGGCACGGTCATCTGGCGCATGCGCCGCAAATATGGTGCGGGTGAAATTACCCGCGAGGAGTTTTTGCAGGCGGCGCTGGAATCGGCTCCGTCGGTCGGCCATTGCAACACCATGGGCACGGCCTCCACCATGAATGCGATTGCCGAAGCGCTCGGCATGTCGCTCACCGGCTGCGGAGCTATCCCGGCCGCTTACCGCGAGCGCGGCCAGATGGCCTATCGCACCGGCCGTCGTGCCGTCGAACTGGTTGTCGAGAATATCAAGCCTTCCGACATCATGACACGCGAAGCGTTCCTGAATGCGATCCGTGTCAATTCGGCGATTGGCGGTTCCACCAACGCGCAGCCGCATCTGGCGGCCATGGCCAAACATGCGGGCGTAGAGCTTCGCGAAGAGGACTGGCAGGTCCACGGTTATGACATTCCGTTGCTGGCCAATGTGCAGCCGGCCGGCAAATGGCTGGGCGAAAAATATCACCGCGCCGGCGGCACGCCCGCCATCATGTGGGAGCTTTTGCAGGCGGGCAAGCTTGACGGAAGCTGTCCGACCGTGACCGGCAAGACCATGGCGGAAAATCTGGAAGGACGGGAATCGACCGACCGCGACGTGATCCTGCCCTATGACAGGCCGCTCAAGGAGCGCGCCGGCTTTCTCGTTCTCAAGGGCAATCTCTTCGATTTCGCCATCATGAAGACAAGCGTGATCTCGGCGGAATTCCGCCAGCGTTATCTGAGCGAACCGGGCCGCGAAGGCATCTTCGAAGGCAAGTGCGTCGTGTTCGATGGTTCGGAGGATTATCATGCCCGCATCAACGATCCCTCACTTGATATTGACGAGCGCACCATTCTCGTCATTCGCGGTGCCGGGCCGCTCGGCTGGCCGGGCTCGGCCGAGGTCGTCAACATGCAGCCGCCGGATGCGCTTCTGAAAAAGGGCATTACCAGCCTGCCGACGATCGGCGACGGCCGGCAATCGGGAACGGCGGACAGCCCGTCGATCCTCAACGCTTCCCCGGAAAGTGCAGCAGGTGGCGGGCTGGCATGGCTGCGCACCGGCGATGTCATCCGCATCGACTTCAACAAGGGTGAGTGCAACGCGCTGGTGCCGGAAGCGGAGCTTGATGCTCGCAAGGCCGATGGCATTCCTGCCGTGCCCGCGGACGCGACGCCCTGGCAGCGCATCTATCGTCAATCGGTGACCCAGCTTTCGGACGGTGCAGTGCTGGAAGGCGCTGCGGATTTCCGCCGGATTGCCGAAAAAATGCCCCGGCACAATCACTGA
- the denD gene encoding D-erythronate dehydrogenase, translating into MHIAIIGAAGMVGRKLTQRLVKDGSLGGKPVESFTLIDVFQPEAPAGFSGAVDARAADLSAPGEAEKLVEARPDVIFHLAAIVSGEAELDFDKGYRINLDGTRYLFDAIRIANGKDGYKPRVVFTSSIAVFGAPLPYPIPDEFHTTPLTSYGTQKAICELLLSDYSRRGFFDGIGIRLPTICIRPGKPNAAASGFFSNILREPLVGQEAVLPVPESIRHWHASPRSAVGFLLHGATIDVEKVGPRRNLSMPGLSATVGEQIEALRKVAGEQAVALIRREPNEMIMRMCEGWAPGFEAKRARELGFTAESSFEEIIQVHIEDELGGSLK; encoded by the coding sequence ATGCATATTGCAATCATCGGCGCCGCAGGCATGGTTGGCCGTAAGCTGACGCAGCGTCTCGTCAAGGATGGATCGCTCGGCGGCAAGCCGGTCGAGAGTTTCACGCTCATCGACGTGTTCCAGCCTGAAGCGCCCGCCGGTTTTTCCGGTGCGGTCGATGCGCGCGCGGCCGATCTGTCGGCGCCGGGCGAAGCCGAAAAGCTGGTCGAAGCCCGTCCTGATGTCATCTTCCACCTTGCCGCCATCGTCTCCGGCGAAGCCGAGCTGGATTTCGACAAGGGCTACCGCATCAATCTCGACGGCACGCGTTATCTTTTCGACGCCATCCGCATTGCCAATGGCAAGGACGGTTACAAGCCGCGTGTGGTCTTCACCTCTTCGATCGCCGTCTTTGGTGCGCCGCTGCCCTATCCGATCCCGGATGAATTCCACACCACACCACTGACCAGCTACGGCACACAGAAGGCAATCTGCGAGCTATTGCTGTCCGATTACAGCCGCCGCGGTTTCTTTGACGGTATCGGCATCCGCCTTCCCACCATCTGCATTCGTCCCGGCAAGCCGAATGCGGCTGCTTCCGGCTTCTTCTCCAATATCCTGCGTGAGCCGCTGGTTGGCCAGGAAGCGGTTCTGCCGGTGCCGGAAAGTATTCGCCACTGGCATGCGTCGCCGCGTTCCGCCGTCGGTTTCCTTCTCCATGGTGCAACAATCGACGTGGAAAAGGTCGGCCCGCGCCGCAACCTTTCCATGCCGGGTCTCAGCGCCACCGTTGGCGAACAGATCGAGGCGTTGCGCAAAGTGGCCGGTGAACAGGCCGTTGCCCTCATCCGCCGCGAGCCGAACGAGATGATCATGCGCATGTGCGAAGGCTGGGCTCCCGGTTTCGAAGCCAAGCGTGCCCGGGAGCTCGGCTTCACGGCTGAAAGCTCGTTTGAGGAAATCATTCAGGTTCATATCGAGGACGAGCTGGGAGGTTCACTGAAATGA
- a CDS encoding FAD-binding oxidoreductase: MTVVSEHDIEELRFSLKNRLGEALLLTSQEDMLRYCRDWHGDVTSSAVAVIRPRSTKEVSDTVLACAELGLAIIPQGGNTGLVLGGIPDAPKHQVVLSLERMNAIRTIDGDDFSAVVEAGCILSEFKDAVQDKGMFFPLSLGAQGSCRIGGNVSTNAGGINVLRYGMTRELVLGLEVVLPDGTIWNGLSTLRKDNRGIDLKQLFIGAEGTLGIITAVAVKLYPNPEHVETALLGLNSLDDAIKLYRRARRECCDLMSAFEFMPPVAFTLAIEAIPDLKMPIASDYPAYVLMEISGSGLVDTADLMGRFLEGVMEDGLVLDGVIASSRAQAQSLWLFREGMNEGQALRGSHMRTDISVPLSKLAAFVAEAEAELAEKLPECLAVSYGHVGDGNVHLNVLPPNGATPEEREAFIYKSKRLVNEVLDRYVGSISAEHGIGRLKRSDFESRLSDVQRRMITGLKNAFDPDLRMNPGCQISLQPDS; encoded by the coding sequence ATGACGGTCGTGAGCGAACACGATATCGAGGAATTGCGATTCTCGTTGAAAAACAGACTGGGGGAAGCCTTGCTGCTGACGTCCCAGGAAGACATGCTGCGTTATTGCCGTGACTGGCACGGCGACGTTACCAGTTCAGCCGTGGCCGTCATCCGCCCCCGCTCGACCAAGGAAGTCTCCGATACGGTGCTCGCCTGCGCCGAACTCGGCCTCGCCATCATCCCCCAGGGCGGCAATACCGGACTGGTGCTCGGCGGCATTCCCGATGCGCCGAAACATCAGGTCGTGCTGAGCCTCGAGCGTATGAATGCTATCCGCACCATAGATGGTGACGATTTTTCGGCCGTGGTCGAAGCCGGCTGCATTCTCTCGGAATTCAAGGATGCGGTTCAGGACAAGGGCATGTTCTTCCCACTGTCACTTGGCGCGCAGGGCAGTTGCCGCATCGGCGGCAACGTCTCCACCAATGCCGGGGGTATCAATGTCCTGCGTTATGGTATGACCCGCGAACTGGTGCTGGGTCTCGAAGTGGTATTGCCGGATGGCACCATCTGGAATGGCCTGTCGACGCTGCGCAAGGACAATCGCGGCATCGACCTGAAGCAGCTTTTCATCGGCGCGGAAGGAACGCTCGGCATTATTACCGCCGTTGCGGTCAAGCTCTACCCCAATCCCGAACATGTCGAAACGGCGCTGCTCGGCCTCAATTCGCTTGATGACGCCATCAAGCTTTACCGCCGCGCCCGCCGCGAATGCTGCGACCTGATGTCCGCATTCGAATTCATGCCGCCTGTCGCCTTCACGCTGGCAATCGAAGCGATACCCGACCTCAAAATGCCGATCGCCAGCGATTATCCGGCCTATGTGCTGATGGAGATTTCCGGCTCCGGCCTGGTGGATACGGCCGACCTTATGGGGCGTTTCCTCGAGGGCGTTATGGAAGATGGCTTGGTGCTGGATGGCGTCATCGCCTCCTCCCGCGCTCAGGCGCAGTCGCTCTGGCTGTTCCGCGAGGGCATGAACGAAGGTCAGGCGCTGCGCGGCAGCCATATGCGCACCGATATTTCAGTGCCGCTCTCAAAACTCGCGGCTTTCGTAGCCGAGGCGGAAGCCGAACTCGCGGAAAAACTACCTGAGTGCCTTGCAGTTTCCTACGGCCACGTCGGAGACGGCAACGTCCACCTCAACGTGCTGCCGCCCAACGGCGCGACACCCGAGGAGCGTGAGGCCTTTATCTACAAGTCCAAGAGGCTCGTAAACGAGGTCCTCGACCGTTACGTCGGCAGCATCAGCGCCGAACACGGTATTGGCCGCCTGAAACGCTCCGATTTCGAAAGCCGGCTATCGGATGTACAGCGTCGGATGATCACGGGTTTGAAAAACGCCTTCGATCCCGATTTGCGGATGAATCCCGGTTGCCAGATAAGCCTGCAACCGGATAGCTAA
- a CDS encoding NAD(P)-dependent oxidoreductase has protein sequence MSVGREERKRLVAFIGTGLMGGPMARRLLGAGFSVSVWNRSVDKAQALVADGAVLAASPAEAAKGADIVITMLSDGKAVGEVLFEAGVADALKKGAVVIDSSSIAPPIAREHSSRLEALGIHHVDAPVSGGVPGATAGTLAIMAGGDEALISGLADVFAPMGRFTYVGPSGAGQLCKLANQQIVAITIGAVAEAMMLVEAGGASREGFRNAIRGGFAESRILELHGERMVKRNFVPGGPSKFQLKDLNGVLATAKDLSLTLPLTQQVTREFDDFVGDGGADIDHSGILLYLEKLNNREQG, from the coding sequence ATGAGTGTTGGCCGGGAGGAGAGGAAGCGGTTGGTTGCCTTTATCGGCACGGGCCTGATGGGTGGGCCGATGGCCCGGCGGTTGCTGGGTGCGGGCTTTTCTGTTTCGGTCTGGAACCGCAGCGTCGATAAGGCGCAGGCGCTGGTTGCCGATGGTGCGGTTCTGGCAGCGTCGCCGGCGGAGGCCGCCAAGGGTGCTGATATCGTCATCACCATGCTGAGCGACGGCAAGGCCGTGGGCGAAGTGCTGTTCGAGGCGGGCGTGGCCGACGCGCTGAAAAAGGGTGCTGTCGTGATCGACAGCAGTTCGATCGCACCGCCGATTGCGCGCGAACATTCCTCACGGCTTGAAGCGCTCGGCATTCATCACGTCGATGCGCCGGTTTCCGGTGGTGTGCCCGGTGCAACGGCCGGCACGCTCGCCATTATGGCGGGTGGGGACGAGGCATTGATATCAGGACTTGCAGATGTCTTCGCACCGATGGGCCGGTTTACCTATGTCGGTCCTTCGGGTGCGGGCCAGCTCTGCAAGCTCGCCAACCAGCAGATCGTCGCCATCACCATCGGCGCGGTTGCCGAGGCCATGATGCTGGTGGAAGCGGGCGGCGCCTCCCGTGAAGGGTTCCGCAATGCCATACGCGGCGGTTTTGCCGAAAGCCGGATACTGGAACTGCATGGCGAACGCATGGTGAAGCGCAATTTCGTGCCGGGCGGTCCTTCCAAGTTCCAGCTCAAGGATCTGAACGGCGTGCTGGCAACGGCGAAGGATTTGTCCCTGACGCTGCCGCTCACCCAGCAGGTCACGCGGGAATTCGATGATTTCGTCGGCGATGGCGGGGCCGATATCGACCATAGCGGCATCCTGCTTTACCTCGAAAAACTCAACAACCGGGAACAGGGCTGA
- a CDS encoding NAD(P)/FAD-dependent oxidoreductase: protein MIDIDAIIIGAGVIGLATARELSMRGLSVIILESEKEFGSATSSRNSEVIHAGLYYPAGSLKARLCVEGRRRLYDFCESHGVAHRRCGKLIVATSEDETPLLVALSERGKANGCDDLDLIDQRHALSLEPALACSSALLSPSTGIIDSHGYMLALLGEAEDHGAALALNAPFERAEAIGEGFRVHVGGKDPVSLTCRLLINSAGLVAPIVAAMIEGLPSEAIPQARFAKGSYFSLTGKSPFSRLIYPAPHTHGLGVHLTLDLAGQARFGPDVEWVDTIDYAVDPRRMEGFGDAIRRYWPGLPEHALIPAYAGIRPKISGPEEPAMDFRIDGPETHGLPGLVNLFGIESPGLTASLAIAGEIAARLDA from the coding sequence ATGATCGATATCGACGCCATCATCATCGGAGCGGGCGTGATCGGGCTTGCGACGGCCCGCGAATTGTCGATGCGCGGCCTCTCCGTCATCATTCTGGAAAGCGAAAAGGAGTTCGGTTCGGCCACTTCGTCCCGCAATAGCGAAGTCATCCATGCGGGGCTTTATTATCCAGCCGGAAGCCTCAAGGCGAGGCTCTGTGTCGAGGGCAGGCGGCGGCTTTATGACTTTTGCGAGAGCCACGGCGTTGCACACCGCCGCTGCGGTAAACTCATCGTCGCCACGAGCGAGGATGAAACGCCCCTGCTCGTCGCCCTCAGCGAAAGAGGCAAAGCCAATGGCTGCGACGATCTGGATCTGATCGACCAACGACACGCGCTTTCACTCGAGCCTGCCCTTGCCTGCAGCTCAGCCCTGCTTTCACCCTCGACGGGCATCATCGACAGCCACGGCTATATGCTGGCGCTGCTTGGCGAGGCGGAAGACCATGGCGCGGCCCTTGCGCTCAACGCGCCGTTCGAAAGGGCGGAAGCGATCGGTGAAGGTTTCCGGGTTCATGTCGGCGGCAAAGACCCTGTCAGCCTTACATGCCGGCTGCTTATCAATTCCGCCGGCCTTGTCGCGCCGATAGTGGCAGCCATGATCGAGGGACTGCCGTCAGAGGCGATCCCGCAGGCACGTTTCGCCAAGGGCAGCTATTTCTCGCTGACAGGCAAATCGCCTTTTTCCCGGCTGATCTATCCTGCGCCGCACACCCACGGCCTCGGCGTGCACCTGACACTGGATCTCGCCGGTCAGGCCCGGTTCGGGCCGGATGTGGAATGGGTTGATACCATCGACTATGCCGTCGATCCCCGCCGCATGGAGGGTTTCGGCGACGCCATCAGGCGTTATTGGCCGGGCCTGCCTGAACACGCGCTCATTCCGGCCTATGCCGGCATTCGCCCGAAGATTTCCGGACCGGAGGAACCGGCCATGGACTTTCGCATCGACGGGCCGGAAACCCATGGTCTTCCCGGCCTCGTCAATCTGTTCGGCATCGAAAGCCCCGGCCTGACCGCGTCGCTGGCGATCGCCGGCGAGATCGCGGCACGGCTTGACGCCTGA
- a CDS encoding threonine ammonia-lyase → MTDISMIEAARERIGNHAVRTPLVSSPFLDEIAGRKLFVKAECLQRTGSFKFRGGWSAVSGLPAEVRAKGVIAFSSGNHAQGVALAARLHGVPAVIIMPSDAPKIKIDNTRAYGAEVVLYDRANEDRDAIGDRLSGERGLTLIRPFDEPLVIAGQGTVGLEIAEQGAELGIGAAEVLVPCGGGGLTSGISLALAAKAPNYKVRTAEPEHFDDVARSLASGRIERNATTSGSLCDAIITPQPGNITFPIMAGLCGKGIAVTEEEALRAMVLAFNRLKVVVEPGGAVALAAALFHGDALESDTVIAVASGGNVDPGIMADALSRFG, encoded by the coding sequence ATGACAGATATTTCGATGATCGAGGCGGCGCGTGAGCGCATCGGCAATCATGCGGTGCGAACACCGCTCGTCTCATCGCCTTTTCTGGATGAGATCGCCGGGCGAAAGCTGTTCGTGAAGGCGGAATGCCTGCAAAGGACGGGGTCCTTCAAGTTTCGCGGCGGCTGGTCAGCGGTGTCCGGCCTGCCGGCGGAGGTGCGCGCCAAAGGGGTGATCGCCTTCTCCTCCGGCAACCATGCGCAGGGCGTGGCCCTTGCAGCCCGCCTGCACGGCGTGCCCGCCGTCATCATCATGCCGTCGGATGCGCCGAAGATCAAAATCGACAATACCCGCGCCTATGGCGCAGAAGTGGTGCTTTATGATCGGGCAAATGAGGATCGCGACGCCATCGGTGACCGGCTGTCGGGTGAACGCGGGCTGACGCTGATCAGACCTTTCGACGAACCGCTGGTCATTGCCGGGCAGGGGACCGTGGGGCTGGAAATTGCCGAACAGGGTGCTGAACTGGGCATCGGCGCGGCCGAGGTTCTGGTGCCCTGCGGCGGCGGCGGCCTGACCTCCGGCATCTCGCTCGCACTGGCCGCGAAAGCCCCCAACTACAAGGTCAGGACGGCGGAACCCGAGCACTTTGACGATGTGGCGCGCTCGCTTGCATCCGGCAGGATAGAGCGCAATGCGACGACATCAGGCTCGCTCTGCGATGCGATCATCACGCCGCAGCCCGGCAACATCACCTTTCCGATTATGGCCGGGCTCTGCGGAAAAGGCATTGCCGTGACCGAGGAGGAGGCGCTAAGGGCCATGGTGCTCGCCTTCAACCGGCTGAAGGTCGTCGTTGAGCCGGGCGGTGCGGTTGCCCTCGCGGCCGCCCTGTTCCACGGAGACGCCTTGGAAAGCGATACGGTGATCGCCGTCGCCTCCGGCGGCAATGTCGATCCCGGGATCATGGCGGATGCGCTGTCACGCTTCGGCTGA
- a CDS encoding M20 aminoacylase family protein gives MTIQTAHIASFANHMPDVVAIRRHLHRHPEIGLSEFKTSDFIAEQLVEMGYEVTRGLAGTGIVATLRNGDSSRTLGIRADIDALPIHEETGADYASTHQGVMHACGHDGHTAMLLGAAKIIAERRNFDGTLHLIFQPAEENFGGARIMIEDGLFERFPCDAVFALHNDPGLPFGQFVLRDGPILAAVDECRITVKGYGGHGAEPQDAADPIVAGASIIMALQTVVSRNIHPQLSAVVTVGAFHAGVASNVIPETAEMLLTIRSFDPGVRDELEKRIRAIAEGQAASYGMSVIIDYERGYNATVNHTAETDYVADLARRFAGPEKVAEMQRPSMGAEDFAYMLEKRPGCYFFLGTARTDNDPPLHHPKFDFNDDILPVGTAFWVDLAEDYLKAR, from the coding sequence ATGACCATACAGACCGCACACATTGCCTCCTTTGCCAACCATATGCCTGACGTGGTGGCGATCCGCCGTCATCTGCATCGTCATCCCGAGATCGGCCTTTCGGAATTCAAGACATCGGATTTCATTGCCGAACAGCTGGTGGAAATGGGCTACGAGGTGACACGCGGGCTCGCCGGAACCGGCATTGTGGCGACGCTCCGCAATGGTGACAGCAGCCGCACGCTCGGCATTCGCGCCGACATTGACGCGCTGCCGATCCACGAGGAAACCGGGGCGGACTATGCAAGCACCCATCAAGGCGTGATGCACGCCTGCGGTCACGATGGCCATACCGCCATGCTGCTGGGAGCGGCGAAGATCATTGCCGAACGCAGGAATTTCGACGGCACCCTGCATCTGATCTTCCAGCCGGCGGAGGAGAATTTCGGCGGCGCCCGCATCATGATCGAGGACGGCCTGTTCGAGCGCTTCCCCTGCGATGCGGTCTTTGCCCTGCATAATGATCCCGGCCTGCCCTTTGGGCAGTTCGTGCTGCGCGACGGACCGATCCTTGCCGCCGTCGACGAATGCAGGATCACCGTCAAGGGTTATGGCGGCCACGGCGCCGAACCGCAGGATGCGGCCGATCCCATCGTTGCCGGTGCAAGCATCATCATGGCATTGCAGACAGTGGTATCCCGCAACATCCATCCGCAACTGTCGGCCGTCGTCACCGTGGGCGCATTCCATGCCGGCGTGGCGAGCAACGTCATTCCCGAAACGGCGGAGATGCTGCTGACCATCCGCTCCTTCGATCCGGGCGTGCGTGACGAGCTGGAAAAGCGTATCCGGGCCATCGCCGAAGGCCAGGCGGCAAGCTACGGCATGAGTGTGATCATCGACTACGAGCGCGGTTATAACGCAACCGTCAACCACACGGCGGAAACGGACTATGTTGCCGATCTTGCCCGCCGATTTGCCGGACCGGAAAAGGTGGCCGAGATGCAACGCCCGTCGATGGGCGCGGAAGACTTCGCCTACATGCTGGAGAAGCGGCCAGGCTGCTATTTCTTCCTCGGCACGGCGCGTACTGATAACGATCCGCCGCTGCACCATCCGAAATTCGATTTCAACGACGATATTCTGCCGGTCGGAACCGCCTTCTGGGTGGATCTGGCAGAGGATTATCTGAAGGCCCGATAA